In the genome of Corythoichthys intestinalis isolate RoL2023-P3 chromosome 19, ASM3026506v1, whole genome shotgun sequence, one region contains:
- the LOC130907752 gene encoding tumor necrosis factor alpha-induced protein 2-like: MFKMGEKAEEGSRTWVKLTGRFGKKLRQQDPKTEEADSDRSDSPEEAGRRLSVREEELLSRVQPDQEGEDLLCRDLELLKLQILTTVRRSFAGDPDADLASAVAVLRQQETLDRHREGGGCRWRPLKCLGAHNALLADVAEFRLAEAARDADRDGAGGLSTPLKRQVCGAGKRVKEDLLRCARTLQPCYDPDLDVLNIYAGLCHQSFAARLSDAVQAGPDVDECAYLLFWVNTFYPREILKHEELRGKLKSDCLGALLPREQVRQLEERVAKNKEERLCSWLHKVLQREEENWSGGKMPEVIDDFFFCPLAVDVIQVIDGSLADSDYFSGGDRTDSRWIAAHLENFLLSYKKSLEKLSQGNDEHATTWMKAHLACQEQLRDYVGRRAEDQPGSQESGRCEAILDELRDFVSVAFTRPIHEHLKVYYRQLWTPGWCDGSLPVMDSLLEVLFHVLDQQLTHLKASCKQSLTRTFRRELEVEYARRMTKSRLKGEQDWAAAARRMLDDARKMDDFFRVAGCDESRCFGQMPVNVEAPHLGSIRKDMLAFARKFLDFRCKLSDPASSTIVGGAEEVLTPTDRKLTLFFGPKARQWLRSRLSGNY, encoded by the exons ATGTTCAAGATGGGAGAGAAAGCAGAAGAAGGGAGCAGGACCTGGGTCAAGTTGACAGGAAGATTCGGGAAAAAACTCAGGCAGCAAGACCCAAAAACAG AGGAGGCGGATTCAGACCGTAGCGACTCGCCGGAGGAAGCCGGCAGGAGGTTGTCGGTCCGGGAGGAGGAACTTTTGAGTCGGGTCCAGCCCGACCAGGAAGGCGAGGACCTGCTTTGCCGAGATCTGGAGCTCCTCAAGCTGCAGATCCTGACGACGGTCCGTCGGAGCTTCGCCGGCGATCCGGACGCCGACCTGGCGAGCGCCGTGGCCGTCTTGCGGCAGCAGGAGACCCTGGACCGGCACCGGGAGGGCGGCGGCTGCCGGTGGAGGCCCCTCAAATGTCTGGGCGCTCACAACGCGCTGCTCGCCGACGTGGCCGAGTTCAGGCTAGCGGAGGCTGCACGAGACGCCGACCGAGACGGAGCCGGAGGCCTCTCCACACCCCTCAAGAGACAG GTATGCGGGGCGGGCAAGCGCGTGAAGGAGGACCTGCTGAGGTGTGCGCGTACGCTGCAGCCCTGTTACGACCCCGACTTGGACGTGCTCAACATCTACGCCGGTTTGTGTCATCAATCGTTCGCGGCCCGATTGAGCGACGCCGTCCAAGCCGGCCCGGACGTCGACGAATGCGCCTACCTGCTCTTTTGGGTCAACACGTTCTACCCGCG GGAAATCCTGAAACATGAGGAGCTGCGTGGCAAGTTGAAGAGCGACTGTCTGGGCGCTCTGCTCCCAAGGGAGCAGGTGCGGCAGCTAGAGGAACGGGTCGCCAAAAACAAGGAG GAGCGCCTCTGTTCGTGGCTGCATAAAGTCCTGCAGCGGGAAGAGGAAAACTGGAGCGGCGGTAAAATGCCGGAAGTCATCGACGACTTCTTCTTCTGTCCGCTAGCTGTCGACGTCATTCAG GTGATCGACGGATCCCTCGCCGACTCCGACTACTTCAGCGGTGGCGACAGAACTGATTCTCGCTGGATTGCAGCTCACCTGGAGAACTTCCTCctcag TTACAAGAAGAGCCTGGAAAAGTTGTCGCAGGGAAATGACGAGCACGCGACCACATGGATGAAAGCTCACTTGGCTTGCCAGGAACAACTCAG AGATTATGTTGGAAGGCGAGCAGAAGATCAACCGGGAAGTCAAGAGAGTGGTCGCTGTGAAGCCATTTTGGATGAGCTACGGGACTTTGTTTCGGTCGCGTTCACCCGTCCCATCCACGAACACCTCAAG GTGTATTACAGGCAACTGTGGACGCCAGGGTGGTGCGACGGCTCGCTTCCCGTCATGGACTCTCTGCTGGAGGTTTTGTTTCACGTCTTGGACCAGCAGCTGACTCACCTCAAAGCTTCCTGCAAACAG AGCTTAACGCGGACGTTCCGGCGGGAGTTGGAGGTGGAGTACGCCAGGAGGATGACAAAAAGCCGGCTGAAGGGCGAGCAGGATTGGGCGGCCGCCGCCCGTCGGATGTTGGACGACGCTCGCAAGATGGACGACTTCTTCCGCGTGGCG GGCTGCGATGAAAGTCGATGCTTCGGTCAGATGCCGGTCAACGTCGAAGCGCCTCATCTGGGAAGCATTCGAAAGGACATGCTGGCCTTCGCCAGAAAATTCCTGGACTTCAGATGTAAACTCAG TGACCCGGCATCGTCAACTATTGTGGGCGGAGCGGAGGAGGTGCTTACCCCCACTGATCGGAAGCTGACGCTCTTCTTCGGGCCGAAAGCTAGGCAGTggctgaggagcagactctctGGAAATTATTGA